The nucleotide window AGGCAGGTCCAGGCGACGAAGAACAAGGTAACCGCGGACAGCGGGTCGATCAGCACGCCGATGTTGAAATAAGTCTCCCCGGTCTGCAGCCAGGGGATGGAAGAAGCGATGGGATGCTGGCCGAGATGTTCGCTGGTGACCGCCATGCCGAATACGGTCATCGCCAATCCCCACGAGATCAACATTGCACCAATGGCAAGCGTATGGCTGAGACGGTTGTTCCGGTTGGCCCACAGCACGATCAGAAAGAAGGCCAGGATCGGAGGAAGTGGAATGAGCCACGTCAGGAGTTCTGGTTGCATCGTCACCCGCCTACCACTTCATCATGTCGATATCTTCGACGGCGACCGTCGTGCGCACCGGTAGATCGAAATGATCAACGCCAGGCCGACGGCGGCCTCGGCCGCCGCGACTGCGAACACGATCAGCGCAAAAACCTGGCCGCGGATGGCCAGGGTGCCGTAGCGCCAAAAAGCAACCAGGTTGATATTCGTGGCGTTCAGCATCAATTCGATGCCCATCAAGATTGCCAGCGCATTCCGGCGAGCCAGTGCGCCGTACAAACCCACACAAAATAAAGCCGCAGCGAAGATGATGTACCAGGACAAGGGGATCATGCCTCACGCTCCTCCTCAGACGCAGAACCCCGCGGCCAGGCGATCATGATCGAACCGATGAGTGCAGCAAGCAGTAAAACCGAAGCGACCTCGAACGGTATGATGAAGCGGTCGGCGTCGACGAGGGAGAGCCCCAGATCGTCCAGGAAGATCTCGGCGTCCAGCGCAAACGGGGGCGCCTGCGACTGCAGCGCCGGTATCTGGTTGAAAAGCGCCAACAAACCCGCGAAGAGCACGACGGCGGCCAACAGCGCCAACCCCCAATTTCGATTGACGTGCATTTTCGTCGCGCCCATAGCGCGCTGCGTCAGCATCACGACGATGATGATGAGGATGGCGATCGCATCGATGTATACGGCCACCTGCACGACGGCCAGGAATCCGGCATCCAAGAGCACGAACAGCACGGCGATTCCGGCCAGGACGAGGATGAGCCACAGCGCAGCGTGTACCAGATGTTTGCTGAGGACCACCATCAGCGCTGCGAACAGCGTGCCGGCCGCGATCAGCAGAAATACCAATTGAAGGGAGGTCATTGAACGTTCACTCTCATGGCTGTGTCTGCGAACTTCCAGTCTGAAGATTGGACGTACGAAGCGCCAAACCTTCCTGTTCACGCCTTCTGGCTCGCGCATAACTTCGCAATGCGGTCAGCACGATCACCAACAACAAGAGATTGCTCCCCAGATGCACGAGAATCCGGTTGAGCGAGAATTCCGTGACCAATTTCTCCGCCACGGCCGTGAACATCAAGCCGGCCAAAGCGATCGGCGTAAAGAGTTTCCAATTGAGGCTGTTCATCTGGTCGATGCGCACACGCGGGAACGATCCCCGAATCCAGATGACGACGAAGTAAACCGCCGTGGTTTTGATGAAGAAGTAGAGTAAGCCCAGCAACGGGTATTCACTGGCGCCCGGTCCCTGCCATCCACCCAGAAACAGGGTAGCGGTGAGTGCAGAGACGGTGAAAGCGTGCAGGAACTCGGCCACGAAGAACATCCCGAAACGAAGCCCGGAATATTCGATATTGAATCCGGCGACGATCTCCGATTCCGCCTCCAACAAGTCGAACGGGGCGCGTCCCACCTCGGCGATCGAACTGACGAAAAAGATCAGGGCGGCGAACGGCGACAGTACGGCGAACCAATAGGAGTGCTGCGCTTCGGTGATTTGCACCATGCCCATCGATCCGGCCAGCAGCACGGGCACGAGCAG belongs to Anaerolineales bacterium and includes:
- the nuoK gene encoding NADH-quinone oxidoreductase subunit NuoK, whose protein sequence is MIPLSWYIIFAAALFCVGLYGALARRNALAILMGIELMLNATNINLVAFWRYGTLAIRGQVFALIVFAVAAAEAAVGLALIISIYRCARRSPSKIST
- a CDS encoding NADH-quinone oxidoreductase subunit J; translation: MTSLQLVFLLIAAGTLFAALMVVLSKHLVHAALWLILVLAGIAVLFVLLDAGFLAVVQVAVYIDAIAILIIIVVMLTQRAMGATKMHVNRNWGLALLAAVVLFAGLLALFNQIPALQSQAPPFALDAEIFLDDLGLSLVDADRFIIPFEVASVLLLAALIGSIMIAWPRGSASEEEREA
- the nuoH gene encoding NADH-quinone oxidoreductase subunit NuoH, whose translation is MPFDINDPFGWFGEWFRGLLENLGLAPGVVEFIQSLLGAFVLGTAALVATFFLIWAERKLVARIQDRLGPNRVGPFGIFQTFADALKLVTKELITPTGADIVPYNLAPLLAVMSVVGVWAVIPLAPHLTGSDINVGVLYAVSIGAVGTLGIMLAGMSSNNKYALLGAFRTVAQMLSYAVPMVLALLVPVLLAGSMGMVQITEAQHSYWFAVLSPFAALIFFVSSIAEVGRAPFDLLEAESEIVAGFNIEYSGLRFGMFFVAEFLHAFTVSALTATLFLGGWQGPGASEYPLLGLLYFFIKTTAVYFVVIWIRGSFPRVRIDQMNSLNWKLFTPIALAGLMFTAVAEKLVTEFSLNRILVHLGSNLLLLVIVLTALRSYARARRREQEGLALRTSNLQTGSSQTQP